One window from the genome of Rariglobus hedericola encodes:
- the aroQ gene encoding type II 3-dehydroquinate dehydratase: MKKIAILNGPNLDRLGKREPEIYGHTTLADLEASLRAEFAATTSLDFFQSNHEGALIDKIAALADAKFDGIVINGAALTHTSVALRDALAGAHLPTVEVHISNIYKREEFRHTSLTAPVSLAVISGLGLEGYFAAVRFLLKR, translated from the coding sequence ATGAAGAAAATCGCCATCCTCAACGGCCCGAACCTCGACCGCCTCGGCAAACGTGAACCCGAAATCTACGGGCACACGACACTTGCCGACCTCGAGGCTTCGCTGCGCGCGGAGTTCGCCGCCACGACGTCGCTCGATTTCTTCCAGTCCAATCACGAAGGCGCGCTCATCGACAAAATCGCCGCCCTCGCCGACGCGAAGTTCGATGGCATCGTGATCAACGGCGCCGCGCTCACCCACACCAGCGTGGCGTTGCGCGACGCGCTCGCCGGCGCCCACCTGCCGACCGTCGAAGTCCACATTTCCAACATCTACAAGCGCGAGGAATTCCGCCACACGTCACTGACCGCACCCGTCTCCCTCGCCGTCATCAGCGGGCTCGGGCTCGAGGGTTACTTTGCCGCCGTGCGTTTCTTGCTGAAGCGGTGA
- the pgsA gene encoding CDP-diacylglycerol--glycerol-3-phosphate 3-phosphatidyltransferase: MNLPNLITLSRIPLMFVVVWLMYQQWTGAATLAFWLFIAAAIGDWLDGYLARKMGLISLFGKFMDALTDKIFVVGIMIAFVEQNIIPVYFVLIVLCREFLISGMRMMAAAKGVVVAAERGGKTKTLTQLIAVGFLLFVPMLQGDMAGWLRFDFSDYSNVIHHIGLWLFILGVYFTVKSGWDYLVKYRAVLFDEDKK; encoded by the coding sequence ATGAACCTGCCCAACCTGATCACTCTTTCGCGCATCCCGCTGATGTTCGTCGTGGTGTGGTTGATGTATCAGCAGTGGACGGGCGCGGCGACGCTGGCGTTCTGGTTGTTCATCGCGGCGGCGATCGGCGACTGGCTGGACGGTTACTTGGCGCGCAAGATGGGTCTGATCTCCCTCTTCGGGAAATTCATGGACGCGCTGACGGACAAGATTTTTGTCGTTGGTATCATGATTGCTTTCGTAGAGCAGAATATCATCCCGGTTTATTTCGTGCTGATCGTGCTGTGCCGGGAATTTTTGATTTCTGGCATGCGCATGATGGCGGCGGCCAAAGGCGTGGTCGTGGCCGCGGAGCGCGGTGGGAAAACCAAGACGCTGACGCAGCTGATCGCGGTGGGTTTCCTGCTCTTCGTGCCGATGCTGCAAGGTGACATGGCGGGCTGGTTGAGATTCGATTTCTCGGATTATTCCAACGTGATTCATCACATCGGACTCTGGCTGTTCATCCTTGGCGTGTATTTCACGGTGAAGTCGGGCTGGGATTATCTGGTGAAGTATCGCGCGGTGCTGTTCGACGAAGACAAGAAATGA
- the coaD gene encoding pantetheine-phosphate adenylyltransferase, protein MRHCIYPGTFDPLTNGHLDVLDRAAKLFDRITVAIARNPGKGPVFSAEQRLDLVKANLAKYPHVTAVIFDGLLVEFAVAQKADAIIRGLRALSDFEFEFNMALMNRHLQPRIETLFVMPHEQFSYTSSSLVKQVARYGGDIAHFVPANVAAALATAFPRPPAA, encoded by the coding sequence ATGCGTCACTGCATTTATCCCGGCACGTTCGATCCTCTCACCAACGGTCACCTCGATGTCCTCGACCGTGCGGCAAAACTTTTCGATCGCATCACCGTCGCCATCGCCCGCAATCCCGGCAAGGGCCCCGTATTTTCCGCCGAGCAACGCCTCGATCTCGTCAAAGCCAACCTCGCCAAATACCCTCACGTCACCGCGGTGATTTTTGACGGTCTCCTCGTGGAATTTGCCGTCGCCCAAAAAGCCGATGCCATCATCCGCGGTTTGCGCGCCCTCTCGGACTTCGAATTCGAGTTCAACATGGCCTTGATGAACCGCCACCTGCAACCGCGTATCGAAACGTTGTTCGTCATGCCGCACGAGCAATTCAGCTACACCAGTTCATCGCTCGTGAAACAGGTCGCCCGCTACGGCGGCGACATCGCCCACTTCGTTCCCGCCAACGTCGCCGCCGCCCTTGCCACGGCCTTCCCCCGCCCTCCGGCCGCCTAG
- the nusG gene encoding transcription termination/antitermination protein NusG, translated as MNTPAPGEAHWFVCHTKPRCEKKLSALLTAEGVDHYLPLIESVKRYGTQTKRFTKPLFAGYVFAKIVLENKARIYQQDLLARVIPVGDEGLFMRQMEAVRTIVASGLDLSLRPLIKRGTRVRVTAGPLWGLEGVVDDPADPQGIIVAVDVLQQGLHVRISLENIEPLP; from the coding sequence GTGAACACCCCCGCTCCCGGCGAAGCGCACTGGTTCGTGTGTCACACAAAACCGCGTTGCGAAAAAAAACTCTCCGCCCTGCTCACCGCCGAGGGCGTTGATCACTACCTGCCGCTCATCGAGAGCGTGAAGCGTTACGGCACCCAGACGAAGCGTTTCACCAAGCCGTTGTTCGCCGGCTACGTGTTCGCGAAAATCGTCCTCGAGAACAAGGCGCGCATTTATCAGCAGGACTTGCTTGCCCGCGTGATTCCCGTGGGCGACGAGGGACTTTTTATGCGCCAGATGGAAGCCGTGCGCACAATCGTCGCGTCGGGACTCGATCTCAGCCTGCGTCCGTTGATCAAACGCGGCACCCGCGTGCGCGTCACCGCCGGACCGCTCTGGGGACTCGAGGGCGTGGTCGACGACCCCGCCGATCCGCAAGGCATCATCGTGGCCGTCGACGTGCTCCAGCAGGGCCTCCATGTGCGCATATCACTGGAGAACATTGAGCCGTTGCCCTGA
- a CDS encoding type III polyketide synthase: MYLHALATAVPPNVLTQPECWEIMARSHARQRLSTRSLLLLEAVLKGESGIAQRHFAVPDVQAVFDFTPDQLNEAFLRAAPELAGRALTTALAQAGLRADELDALVICTCTGYICPGVTSYVAEQLGLRPNVFLQDLVGHGCGAAVPALRATQAVLAAQPSATVACIAVEICSAAFFLDDDPGVLISACLFSDGAAASIWRASPSESGKSVRCHGFNTLHRPELRDTLRFEMKDGKLRNLLHKTVPNLAAAAVSQLLAAEPASAPPISRILAHAGGREVIKALETALPAYPLDATREVLRDHGNMSSPSVMFALEIALRDALPDAGHDWWLVSFGAGFSAHSCRLSSP; this comes from the coding sequence ATGTATCTTCACGCCCTCGCCACCGCCGTCCCGCCGAACGTCCTCACCCAACCGGAGTGCTGGGAAATCATGGCGCGGTCCCACGCACGCCAACGGCTTTCCACGCGTTCACTGCTCCTCCTTGAAGCTGTCCTCAAAGGCGAGAGCGGCATCGCCCAACGCCACTTTGCCGTGCCCGATGTCCAAGCGGTTTTCGACTTCACGCCCGACCAGCTCAACGAAGCCTTTCTCCGTGCCGCACCGGAACTCGCCGGCCGCGCGCTGACCACCGCGCTCGCCCAGGCCGGTCTGCGGGCCGACGAACTTGATGCCTTGGTCATCTGCACGTGCACGGGTTATATCTGTCCCGGCGTGACGAGTTACGTGGCCGAGCAACTCGGGCTGCGTCCCAACGTCTTTCTTCAAGATCTCGTCGGGCATGGTTGCGGTGCCGCCGTGCCTGCCTTGCGCGCCACGCAAGCGGTGCTGGCCGCGCAACCTTCCGCCACTGTCGCCTGCATAGCCGTGGAGATTTGCTCCGCCGCGTTCTTCCTCGATGACGATCCCGGCGTGCTCATCAGCGCGTGTCTCTTCAGCGACGGCGCCGCCGCCAGCATCTGGCGCGCCTCGCCGTCCGAATCGGGAAAGAGCGTGCGTTGCCACGGGTTCAACACCCTTCACCGCCCCGAACTTCGCGACACGTTGCGCTTCGAAATGAAGGACGGAAAACTCCGCAACCTGCTTCACAAAACCGTGCCCAATCTCGCGGCCGCCGCCGTGTCGCAGTTACTCGCCGCCGAGCCTGCCAGTGCGCCGCCCATCAGCCGCATCCTAGCCCACGCCGGCGGACGCGAGGTGATCAAAGCCCTCGAAACCGCCCTGCCCGCCTATCCGCTCGACGCCACCCGCGAGGTCCTGCGCGACCATGGCAACATGAGCAGTCCTTCCGTGATGTTCGCGTTGGAGATCGCCCTACGCGATGCGCTCCCTGACGCCGGCCACGATTGGTGGCTGGTCAGTTTCGGTGCCGGTTTCAGCGCGCACAGCTGCCGCCTGAGCTCTCCTTGA
- a CDS encoding efflux RND transporter periplasmic adaptor subunit yields the protein MANPRSSKLWLIILVVAALAGGAYYYFTRKAAPTAEFVTATISRNDIVQSVTATGDLQPVTTVEISSQISGLIQEVLVDFNSVVKQGDLLARIDPATYEVRLNSAKAQLANTSANHNLVKLNTERTRALRSQQLVSQQELDQAEALLTQAEAQMQIQKASVQTAEVDLARCRILAPIDGIIMDRLAEVGKTVAASLNAPKLFGIAADLTKMQIEADVAEGDIGSVAIDQHVNFSVDAYPNRQFRGKVSQIRNSPVIVQNVVTYVTIIDVNNDDLKLKPGMTANVSIIVARKEDVLRVANSALRVRIPENLLPATATSASAPKPATREQIQQLMTEAGAPSNSRRIAPEVRARLIQLAKERNIELPARLLRASADESGGITERTVYKLGGTPAAPKVIPITIKVGITDGSATEIISGVDEGDAIITSAYQASAPAGNAAANPFGGARR from the coding sequence ATGGCGAACCCTCGTTCCTCCAAACTCTGGCTGATCATTCTCGTGGTCGCCGCCCTCGCCGGCGGTGCTTATTATTATTTCACCCGCAAGGCCGCTCCGACCGCCGAGTTCGTCACCGCGACCATCAGCCGCAACGACATCGTCCAGTCCGTCACCGCCACCGGCGACTTGCAACCGGTCACAACCGTCGAAATCAGTTCGCAGATTTCCGGCCTCATCCAAGAGGTCCTCGTTGATTTCAATTCCGTAGTGAAACAAGGCGACCTGCTCGCGCGCATCGATCCCGCCACCTACGAGGTCCGTCTCAACTCGGCCAAAGCCCAGCTCGCCAACACCAGCGCGAATCACAATCTCGTCAAACTCAACACCGAGCGCACCCGCGCCCTGCGCTCCCAACAACTCGTCTCGCAGCAGGAGCTCGACCAGGCCGAGGCTTTGCTCACCCAGGCCGAGGCGCAGATGCAGATTCAGAAAGCCTCCGTGCAAACCGCCGAGGTCGACCTTGCCCGTTGCCGTATTCTGGCGCCCATCGACGGCATCATCATGGACCGTCTCGCCGAGGTCGGAAAAACCGTCGCCGCCAGCCTCAACGCCCCCAAGCTTTTCGGGATCGCCGCCGACCTCACCAAGATGCAGATCGAGGCCGACGTCGCCGAGGGCGACATCGGTTCCGTTGCCATCGACCAGCATGTAAACTTCTCCGTCGACGCCTACCCCAACCGTCAATTTCGCGGCAAGGTTTCCCAGATCCGCAACTCCCCCGTGATCGTCCAGAACGTCGTCACCTACGTCACCATCATCGACGTCAACAACGACGACTTGAAGCTCAAGCCGGGCATGACTGCCAACGTCTCCATCATCGTTGCCCGCAAGGAGGATGTTCTCCGAGTCGCCAACAGCGCGCTCCGCGTCCGCATCCCTGAAAACCTCCTGCCCGCCACCGCGACGTCCGCCAGCGCGCCCAAACCCGCCACCCGCGAACAGATCCAGCAGCTCATGACCGAAGCCGGCGCACCGTCCAATTCCCGCCGCATCGCCCCCGAGGTTCGCGCCCGTCTCATCCAGCTCGCCAAGGAGCGGAACATCGAGCTGCCCGCCCGTCTCCTGCGCGCCAGCGCGGACGAATCCGGCGGCATCACCGAGCGCACCGTTTACAAGCTCGGCGGCACTCCCGCCGCTCCCAAGGTCATCCCCATTACCATCAAGGTCGGCATCACCGATGGCAGCGCGACCGAGATCATCAGCGGCGTGGACGAGGGCGACGCGATCATCACCAGTGCCTACCAAGCCAGCGCTCCCGCCGGCAACGCCGCGGCCAATCCCTTCGGCGGCGCCCGTCGTTAA
- a CDS encoding phosphatidylglycerophosphatase A family protein: MSTLKQPVWPRFLPTAWVVSCATLGPIGRIRHAPGTWGSVAGLLYFTTLFAGRIGDVGVILFSIVGFYFSVAICGEAEFRLGERDPGKIILDEFVAMPLCFIGWSRFEHVVPNWAVFLTGFALFRLYDITKPFGIKKLQYLPGGWGVTVDDTVAALAVCVTMHAAHFGWVMWLAR, translated from the coding sequence ATGAGCACGCTGAAACAGCCGGTGTGGCCGCGGTTCCTGCCGACGGCGTGGGTGGTTTCCTGTGCGACGCTCGGACCGATCGGACGGATTCGTCACGCGCCCGGCACGTGGGGCTCGGTCGCGGGTCTGTTGTATTTCACGACGCTGTTTGCCGGACGTATCGGTGACGTGGGCGTGATTCTTTTTAGTATCGTGGGATTCTATTTCTCGGTGGCGATATGCGGAGAGGCGGAGTTTCGCCTCGGTGAACGCGATCCGGGTAAAATCATTTTGGACGAATTTGTCGCCATGCCATTGTGCTTCATCGGTTGGTCGCGATTCGAGCACGTGGTGCCGAACTGGGCGGTCTTTCTGACGGGCTTCGCACTTTTCCGACTCTACGATATCACCAAGCCGTTTGGGATTAAAAAACTTCAATACCTGCCGGGCGGCTGGGGCGTGACGGTCGATGACACGGTGGCGGCGCTGGCGGTGTGCGTGACGATGCACGCGGCGCACTTTGGCTGGGTGATGTGGCTGGCGCGCTGA